The Populus alba chromosome 13, ASM523922v2, whole genome shotgun sequence genome contains the following window.
GAGATCTCAGTTTGAGAACCCGCAAAGATTCACTCGTTATGACTCCTCGAGGGAAATTGAAGTAGTCACCGGTGGCGACTTCCACATCAAGTTCTTGCACATTACACCTAATTGCTCTTCGGATCAAACCATTTAGATGGGAGAAACTCAAATGTGCACGAAAGCGAAGGGCTCTTAGATCAGAATGCTTGTCACGGAGAGCTAGAACATTCGCTATGAAGTCCATCGATGACCACCATCTTTTCGATTTAAGCTTTGGTGTAGAACAAATGGCCTTACTAGGGTTCATTGTGGTGAAATCAAGGTCAGGAAACGAGGACCAGAGAGATCTCCATCTTTGAGATAAGACACTGGTTTGAGCAATGGATTTAAGGGGAAGAAGCAAGAGAATGTGATGGAGGATAGCATCAGGGAGATCGCTGATCCTGTCAAAGTCATTATCACCTTCATTATTTGATGCTAACCACAACTTTTTTCTCTTGGTGGATCTTGTTTCCATTACCATGATGGTGATAGTTGTGTTGAATATATCTCTCTGTATTGTAAGCTGCTATCGATTTAGATTAGGGTTTGAAAGTTTCGAAAGTGTGAGTAAGATGATGAAAGAGTGCTTGAGTTTGTTTCCACTTtccttcaactttttaatttctttttttttattattattttttgaataattcacGTTTgagtttgaaagtttcaaacgAGTGAAGTTAGGAATTTTTTAGCAGATTTCTTGGCAAAGCTTGCGTCTAGGTTTGACATCTCCAAGCAAGTGTGGAAGTCTCTCCCTCTCGGGATCTCTCATCTTTTCTTGTTAGCTAACtccatggattttgtttttttcgtgAGGCCCAACAGgccttaattataatataagatataatttttttttttttttttttgtgatcaaaatgttatttatttaaaatttaaaattaatttatttaaaattaattttttatttttgaatgttttgatatgataacattaaaaaataaattttaaaaaataaaaaatatatattattttaatatattttcagaataaaaacattttaaaaatacatctattatattttcaaataaatattttattttccgaGTTCTGAACATGATATATAGTTTTTTGATTCTCTAATTACCCAAAATGCATTCTTTACACAGGAGCCCATTacatttgtaattattttttataagattgaaAGATGTAATGGATCAATTTGTTTTACCCAAACTTGAAATAACTCCTTGAATACAAGATCATTTTGACTTAGAAcatcaaatgaaaataattgttgTGGTTGCAAGTTGCAGCATAGAAAAGATGTTCTGCCACATGTTATAACcttctcgtttttttttcttttatttactttGAGTTTGCATGGATTGGCATTGCCATTGATGCATTGGTCTGCGCTGTAGTGATAAATGGTCAAAACATTGAGGCCTGAGAAATTGGAAGGTATACGTATTTGGTTCTATCCAACCACATCTAATAATTCtttaagagaaaattaaatgcataaacTGCTCAAACAATGTTGTATGGGAAACGTTGTTCTTTTTTTGGATAAACCAAGATCACGTTACTAAGACACAAAAATGGAAGCcggaggagagaaaaaaatggtaGCAGCACTGCCAAGGAGCATCGACATGAACGACACAAACAGAAGTAAAGAGCCCCAAAAATTAAACGaggcaaaaacaaaatccagaATCGAAGTTTGAAGAGAAATCTAAAACTGAAGATTTAAGAGAACAAATTGAAACAGAAGAGAGCATCTCGCAGCAGAAAACCAAAGAACACAAGCCACCTATATCTCATAATTTTGGCTGAGGATGATTGGTTTAGCTAACATGTTTCTCCCTTTTCACTTCCCAAATCCTGAAGTGTTCTCCATCTCCTGAAAAATAAACAGTGAGCAAGACCATTAATAGATGGAAAATGGAGAAATGACGGAAATATTGTTACTAcagaaaacaattagaaaacatcGCACAACTCATACAACTATCTTCCTTAAGTTTGAACtagaaaatggagaaaaatgTTTGTTTCAATCAAAACCAGATAAGTCTTTGAAATCACACTTCCACATCCTAAAATTAATCATCTCCAGTGATAAAAGATTTGGCCAGCTAATCTAAAGCGATCCATTATTGTGACAAAACTCTTTAagctttgaagaaattagaaatcTTGACATGCATCCTTTATTCCACCACATTTATCAAGCGACAAGCATTCCAAATTCAGACAAAGAGTAATCAAATCGCGCACCAAGCTATTCAGTAGCAAACTTGCTTGTTCAAGAAACGATAGCTAATTAAGGAACTTGGACCCTAATAAGGAGGCAAAACTATAATTCTACATAAATTTaaacaacaattatttttaagctCCGAAATTTTAACATCCCCATctctaagaaaaaagaaagacaaccaACTATCTGCAAAATAGTAAATATCAAGCTGAGTTCTTTTAAATGGTTCTGAATGGTGTAAAGAATCCGTAATGCTGTGTACTGAAGTCGTAACTGAGTTGGAGGTAGAATTTAGTGTGAGGAGAGGAAAGGGACCGGTGAAGGAGGGTTTTGTTGATGAATTTGGAGGAGAAGAGCATGAGGGAAGTTAAGGGAAGGAAGTTTGGACCAGAGGTTATGCCATTTGTGGGATATTAAGGAGGTTTGCATGGGTTGTTTAGGGTTTGAGTGGTGGTGGTTTGCTTTCCTTGTTTAAATGACCAaacttgcaaaacaaaaaaaaagtattaacgAACATAATGCTTGTATAATGTGAATATCAGAGTAAGatttaaaaccttaaaataaactcataaatacattaacaaattaaaaaattaaataaaaacaaattgggtTTTTATTAGTCACCTAGGTGATCAACGAGATCGCCACCAAAGGTCACCTCATAATGGTGACCTAACTTTGTGGGTTGCTTGGCCAACAATCCAATCTCATGGTTTGCCCATCCAGCAACCAATTCATTTTTCTCTATCTTTTATGTTTAGTTGATCTCatcttttttaaacaaataaagctATATGGCACATGCTTTTATGGACTATTTTATGagttattatttgataattttatgtgtaacattttatttatcttgCACACACAAGGTTTACATGATAGATATCATATTCTATCACCAATAGTTACATTTTTGCCATGAGTATTACTACCCTACAAAAAGTAATTGTTGCATGAAACAGGAGAGCGCAGTAATTAGagggaacaaaaaaaacataagaaaccaGCTTCTTCatgctaaatattttttatattaagctcCAAAGAGCTAGAATCAATCTTCAACTATAAAGTAATACTTTGACCCACCATAAAGAAACAAATTTGGAGGTTAAATTGTTTCGgttaggaaaaaaatgaaattttaccGATCAAGTATATATATTGCAACTTGaacaagaaattaaacaaaatctcaaaattCCATCTTAACCACAGGCTCAAATCATACAACCTGGATTCAAAGCAAAATCAGAATTATTCAAATTTCAACAGGAATCGAAAGTCAAcgaaatcataaaacaaaaccGGAACCAAGCCCAACATATCTCCTCTCAAGTTTCAAAACCCTTCTACATGACAAGCAAACATTGCAGCAGCAACTATAACGAGTGATCCAACCACATTATTATACATAAACGTAACTGCGCTCGATATATCCACTGGAGCTACGGGACTCTCAACATTAGCTGCAGGAACTGCCTTAGTAGGCTTTTCTGGTGCGGCTGCTGCTGGAGCTGGAGCTGGGGCCTTTGAAGCAAAAATGTCCTTGGGAAGCAGCACCTTCTCAATCTTATAAATGGCTAGCTGGTTGTCCGTGTATACCGTGCCAGATAAACTTGTATTGGTAAGTCCTGTGGTTATGTTCACCGAGTTTGGATAACTTGTGACGTTAAGTGGTAACCTACTACCTGTTCCAGCCCATGTTCCAAGAGGATTGCTTACAGTCTGAAACTGGGAAGTGGAAAGGAATGTTGGAACCACGTGGAACTTCACCAACTCAGACTTGTCACCATCGCTTAGAGTATTGAGAGTTCCTGATTTGAGTTCCGAAAAGGCACCATCTGTCGGTGCAAAGATGGTTACACCAGAGCTTGAATCATTGAGCGCGGAGAACAAGTGGTTTTCCTCTTGGGTGGATCTCAAAAGGCGGATAAAGATCGTGAAGTGGCCAGCCTTCTCAAGTATTTTGGTGACGTTGGTGATTCCGTGTGGTGCAGCAGCCTGTGTTGGGGTTGCGACTGGAGGTTGTGCTACGACTACTGCTGGTGCCTGTGCTGGGGCTGCTGTTTGTGACTGGGCAAAGGTATTGATATAACAAAGGGAAAGAAGGAGCATTGAAAATGAGAAGATTGAGTACTGTTGCTTCATCTTTAAGTTTCCACGCTATAATGCTAGAGATAATGCGCAAAAATGCTAGCGCAAATTGAGCTCGATCTTAGTTGGAAGTGTTTGATGTCTGAAGAAGAGACAGAGTGAGATTTTATAGAAGTAGACAGAGGATCAAGCTAGGTGCAAGGTACGAGTTTAGTTATACAACTTGGTTGCTAGTACCTATCTTGCTCTGAAAGGTGGAGGGTCATCAATGGATGGGTTTTTTAACAATGCTGCAGCAACTACTTGGCttggaaaagaaggaaaaaatttctaaaagcaGATTCTCAGTGGTGTGACAGTAAATAAAGATATCCATGATTGtcgaaattatattttagaatcaTCACTGTCAGAACATTGAAAGATACttcttaacttaaaaaaaaaaaaattcctgtcATGGCAGAAGATTTGGACAAGTAATCTTAACGGAACCATCTTTCTATATCTAAAACAGCTATGGCGCTTTCAGCTTAATAGAATGAATCTTTACTTCCTTGAATCCATGACAGACATCGATAGACTAACTTTCCAAAATTACACAGAAATCAAATCTCAACTAGACCATCACTTAAAACAACATAATCAAGCATCACCTACCTTATGTACTTGATTTGATGTTCGTGGCAAGCCTTCTTTCAAGGTTTATGCAATCTCCAGGGGAGATGCATTTGAGGGCAGCAAATATGTCCTAATACATGTTAGGGGAACACTGATTTTGGAGTATGGTTTGAAGCTACTGCAGATACAGAATTGACAGCCTACACAGATGATGATTGGCTCGTTCAGTTGATGATATGTACAGCACAACATGTTATGAGTTCAATTTCGGTTCAGGTGCTTTTTATTGGATGACCAACAAGCAAAAGCAATGGCACAAACCAATGCAGAAGCAGAGTACATAGCTGCAGCAGAAAAATCATACAAGACATGTCAAAACCAAACATATCTAAGTGAAGTTCCATTTAGTTCATGATGTATACAAAGCTAATGAGGCGACCTTAATCTACTGTGAAACAGAAAATCAACTTGAAGATGTATTCGTAAAAGCTCTTTCTCAAGCCAGATTTGAATTTCTCAGGAACAAGCTTGGATTATCAAGAAGTCGTCTCAAGGACGAATGTCATTCCAATTTTGATACTTTTGCTACATACTTAGCGCATGTTCTGTAGCAATGTACTGATATTTTGTCAAAAGTATTGCTGAAGTAAACTTGCTGAAAATCATGTCACGGCAGGTCCCAGTAGTCAAGGGGTGGTGTTGTGATCCTTGGATGGCATTAGGTGGAGTTTTTCTCGAAAGAAAGTTATAGTAATCAAGTACTTCTGCGCATATATAAATGATAATGTCAGATGTGGTGGAGCGAAAGAACAAACCGGTTTACAAAATCAGCAAAGCACTATCAGTCTTGCTATCTGTAATTTTTCTGCTGCAAACATTCTTGTTGGTCACAAAACCAGCAGTTTTGAAATTGGAAAGAACCTGAACCTGATGTTGGCTTAAACTGGAGAAAGATTCATTCAGATTAAACTTTAAAGGCTCCATTGTAAGCGCAATGTGCAGGTTATTTCACATACAGATTGGCAAAACTTCAAGTAAATTAGCTGTACCATGCAGATCCAACTTCGAGCAATCATTTTGCAACTCAAAATCCTTGAGATTGCTGAGAGAACTTCCAAAAATAAACACCACTCAATGCAAGCATCTGCgtataataacaaactttcatGAAAAGCTGTCATTTAAGAACAAAATAAGTATTATCCTACACTTGCACAAGCAACCATCTGCATATAATAAGACAATAGCTCACTAGTTATACAAAATTCACAACGAAATATCTGTTTTCACCGTTGTCCTACTGCATGTATGAATTAATGTGTAGCACTAACTTTTCTCTAGCTTCAAAGCATCAATACTTCAAGAAGAAGGaacgaaaagaaaaggattatcTTAATCCTGCAGGGCAGAGCAGTAAGGTGCTTCGCATGAGCAAGTAACCCAGAACACTAATCTCCAATGCTTAATATGGTCTTTTCTGTCCAAGAATGAATACTTGTTTCAATAAAACCTGATAAATCCTTGAAATACTACCTACCTTAAATTGAATCATCTAACCTCAACCTCAAGTGATGCATTCTTTTTAGTGAAGGAACCAAGCTTTAGCTCCTGAAACTTTAAAGAACAGAACTTTACATTCTTCACTCCTGACAACCTTCAACAGATAATCTTTCCAAATATACAAACACAGAAATCAAATCACCCACAAACTTGAAGAAAACATTATTCAAGAAACACTGACCTCAGGGACTCAAACCCCAAAGAGGCAATGGTTTTATCTAACCAAAAGCTAGGAAATAAGTAGACGACACCAGGGTTACAGTGAggggaaaaaatgaaatttgacaGATCAAGTATATATATTGCAActtgaacaagaaaataaataaaatctcaaaattccATCTAAACCACAAGCTCAAATCATACAAACTGGATTCAAAGCAAAATCAGAATTATTCAAATTTCAACAGGACTCCAAAgtcaacaaaatcataaaacaaaaccGGAACCAAGCCCAACATATCTCCTCTCAAGTTTCAAAACCCTTCTACATGACAAGCAAACATTGCAGCAGCAACTATAACGAGTGATCCAACCACATTATCATGCATAAACGTAACTGCGCTAGATATATCCACAGGAGCAACAGGACTCTCAGCATTAGCTGCAGGAACTGTCTTAGTAGGCTTTTCTGGTGCGGCTGCTGCTGGAGCTGGAGCTGGGGCCTTCGAAGCAAAAATGTCCTTAGGAAGTAGCACCTTCTCAATCTTATAAATAGCTAGCTGGTTGTCCGTGTATACCGTGCCAGATAAACTTGTATTGGTAAGTCCTGTGGTTATGTTCACCGAGTTTGGATAACTTGTGACGTTAAGCGGTAACCTACTACCTGTTCCAGCCCATGTTCCAAGAGGATTACTTACAGTCTGAAACTGGGAAGTGGATAGGAATGTTGGAACTACGTGGAACTTCACCAACTCAGACTTGTCACCATCACTTAGAGTATTGAGAGTTCCTGATTTGAGTTCCGAAAAGGCACCATCTGTCGGTGCAAAGATGGTTACACCAGAGCTTGAATCATTGAGCGCGGAGAACAAGTGGTTTTCCTCTTGGGTGGATCTCAAAAGGCGGATAAAGATCGTGAAGTGGCCAGCCTTCTCAAGGATTTTGGTGACGTTGGTGATCCCGTGCGGTGCAGCTGCCTGTGTTGGGGTTGCGACTGGAGGTTGTGCTACGACTACTGCTGGTGCTTGTGCTGGGGCGGCTGTTGGTGACTGGGCAAAGATATTGATATAACAAATGGAAAGAAGGAGCATTGAAAATGAGAAGATTGAGTGCTGTTGCttcatccttatttttttgggaTAAAATGCTCGAAACAATTCAAATATACTAATGCAAATTGATCTCAATCATAAAGTGTTTGATGTGTAAAGATGAGATATAGAGTGAGGTTTTTATAGTAGTGGACAGAGGATCTAGTTAGGTGCAATATACAATTTTAGTTATACAACTAGGTTGCTAGTACCTTATCTCACTCCAAAAGCTGTAGGGTCATCAATGGAGAGGGAAATTTAACAATGCTGCAGCAACTACTTGGCTGGGAAAAgcaggcaaaaaaaaaaggttctaaAAGGTACATTTCAAGTGGCTGTGACAACAAATAAAGATGTCCATGATTGTCTGAATCATCACTAGCAGAACAGCTGAGCATGCTTCTTAACATCAAAAGAATTCATCTACAATGACAGAAGATTTAGACAAGCAATCTAAACTGACCTTTGTATCATAAATAGCCAATCTTTGCTTTTTTAGCTTAAAAGAATGAATATTTACATCCTTAATCCTTGACAGACATTGATAGATCACTAATTTTCTAGATTCGCACGCTCAGAAATCAAATCTCACACCAGACCATCACTTAACACAACTTAATGAAGAAACACTTACCTTATGTACATGAGCCCGTAGAGGTCATGCTATTGATAAAAGTGATTTTTGCAGTATGCAAACGCAAGTCTTGAAACTTTAAGATAGCCATTTCGAAGTAAAAGGAATTGTGCTCTTTTACATGATGTTGAATGGCATAATCTTCTTTTATTCATGGAGAGGATGAAAGAAAAGGCGGTGGAGGAGGGTTTAGTAGATGAACGTAGAGGAGGAAGGATGGGGGAGTTTAGGCAAGGGATTCTATACCAGAGCTCAAGCCGTTTGTGGGATATTAAGTCTGTTTAGATTGCAGTCATGGTTGGAAGGACTGACCAGAGGATTTGGAGGAGGATCTCTTCTGGTAGGTTGTTTACGCTTTGGGTGGGAACTgcttgtggttgtttttttctttgccttGCTGGCTGCTGCCGCTCTATTGAACTTAAATTGCCCACCAATACCATGATTGGATCATACTTCCACCAATACCACGATTTTCCTCCATAATGCAGCAAATCATAGAAGGGTCTTTCTGGCAGTCGTCTGTCACATTCAGTTTATGAAAATTGTGAAATAACTTCGACAATTTTACTGATTGGAATCCACTTCCTCAAGCTTAAAGTAACAATCCTATGCAACACTCTCTTTTCTCTAATTATCAACACCAGCAGTTTTGAAACAGGAGAAAAGAGCTTAACCTGATGTGGGATTGCTTAAACTAGAGAAAAATTCATTCTGAGGAATCTTAAAAGGTTCCTGTGTGAGAGCAATACAGCAGATTTGTTCACATGAAGTTCAGTAGAAGTTCAAGAGATAAACCTAGTAAAGGTAGTTCTGTTTCAGAAGCCTGATTTCTTGATCATTAGCATTTTCTACTCTTTTGCATTATGTTCACCCTCGCATTCAAATGCTGTCAGCAGAACCATGTATAATCTTACAGATTAAAGAGGACAACATTTTGATTCCAACCACTTCAAAAACTTGTAATGAAATATCTGCTTTCACCATTGTCCTGCaacctcttttttctttctctctaccCTCCCTAATGCATGTTTTGTCTCCCCTAATCTCGTGATAGTTTGCCCCATGCTCACCCTTATTAGCCGACACCCCCCTGTCTCTGCATCAGAAAAGTCTTCCTCGGAGAAAGTAATCCTATAAACCTTCCTCCAGATCCGGTGAGCTAATGTTCAATAAAAAACATGGCAACAACTAGCAAGCAAAAAACTACAACCTCTTAATATGACATCTCAGCCGAAAAATCTCCGAAACCTCCAAAAATCTCACTCCATCTACCCCTCCGATAACTAGACTTCCAAGAAATAGAACCACCAACACAACCACTATTATCTGAGAAAAAGTTAGGGCATGATTCGATGACACCAGGgtgatcacaaaaaaaaaaacaacaaatgaagtTTGACTAATCAAGTACATATATAGCAATTTGctcaagaaattaaataaaacctcGAAACTCAATTTTAATCATAGCCTAAAATCATACAAACTGGATTCAAAGTAAAATCAGAATTATTCAACACACGCCAAGCTTTCAATCCAACTCAGAAAAATTAGACGCTGCCGGACCCAACCCAGCTTATCCCATCTCGAGATTCAAACCCTTCTACATTATAAAGCAAAGATTGCAGCAGCAACTATACCAACTAATCCAACCACGTTATTACGCGTGAACATGACTGCGCTAGATATATCCACTGGAGCAACAGGACTCTCAACATTAGCTGCAGGAACTGCCTTCGTAGGCTTTTCCGGTGCGAGTGCTACTGGTGCTGGAGCTGGGGCCTTAGAAGCAAAAATGTCCTTGGGAAGTAGCACCTTCTCAATCTTATAAATAGCTAGCTGGTTGTCCGTGTATACCGTGCCAGATAAACTTGTATTGGTAAGTCCTGTGGTTATGTTCACCGAGTTTGGATAACTTGTGACGTTAAGTGGTAACCTGCTACCTGTTCCAGCCCATGTTCCAAGAGGATTACTTACAGTCTGAAACTGGGAAGTGGATAGGAATGTTGGAACCACGTGGAATTTCACCAACTCAGACTTGTCACCATCGCTTAGAGTATTGAGAGTTCCTGATTTGAGTTCCGAAAAGGCACCATCTGTCGGTGCAAAGATGGTTACACCAGAGCTTGAATCATTAAGCGCGGAGAACAAGTGGTTTTCCTCTTGGGTGGATCTCAAAAGGCGGATAAAGATCGTGAAGTGGCCAGCCTTCTCAAGGATTTTGGTGACGTTGGTGATGCCGTGTGGAGCAGCTGCCTGTGTTGGAGTTGCGGCTGGGGGTTGTGCTACGACTACTGCTGGTGCCTGTGCTGGGGCTGCTGCTGGTGACTGGGCAAAGGTATTGGTATAGTggaggaaaagaaggaaaactgAAATGGAGGAGATTGAGTACTGTTGCTTCATCTTTAAGTTTCCAGGCTATTCTGCtagaaactataaaaaaaaaaatgcttatgtAAATTGAGCTCGATCTTATTTAGAAGTGTTTGATATCTAAAGAAGAGACAGAGTGAGGTTTTATAGTAGTAGGCAGAAGATCAAGTTAGGTGCAATGTACAATTTTAGTTATACTACTACTAGGTTGCTATCTAGTACCTTATCTTGCTCCAAAAGGTGGAAGGTCAACAATGGAGAAGGAAATTTAACATTGCTGCTCCATCTGAATTATCAATGGCAGAACATTTGAGCATAAATGttaacatcaaaacaaataatctgTAATGACAGAAGATTTGGACAACCAATCTCTCCTGACCCATCTCTATATCTAAAACTGTTAAAACTTGGGTCCTTAAAACATGTCGAAACTAAAACTCCatcaaaaaaactattttttaactcaaaaacttaagatttaaaaaaatatatatattgagattcGAATTCATAAGtgttttatcattaaattttatgaaataaaaattttaatctaaaaactaaaattatgagTTGAAGcatcaatatatgatttatattaatagGTATCATATTCAAATGCAGTTAACAGGATTGTAAAGTTACGGATCCAAGATAATTGCATTCTGATTTAAACCATACTTGTAAGAATTCGAAAATCACaatgaaaatatatgttttcaCCATTGCCccacaacatgtattaatttgtATACTTTAATCTCCTGTGAAAAATTGAATAAACAGCTGTTAATTCACACCGACTTAATACTGACTGGAAACGTTAAGactgcaacaacaacaacaaagaatTAACTTATTCCGACAACATGGTACAGTAAGATGCTTGGCATGAAATATTTGCTTCAATGAAACCATACAACTTCCCCACCTTAAATTGAACAGTCTCTAGTGATCCAAGATTTGGACAAGGAATATCAGGCAATGCATCCTTGTTAGTGAAGGAACTAAGTTTTAGCTCTTTCAGATTTCAATAGCAATTTCTTACGTTCTTCATTTACCCACAACCTTCAAGAGATACGCTCTCCGAGCTCACACGCCCAGAAAACAAGTCACCCACAAAGTCATCTGGTAAAAAGCAATTTCCAAGAAACGTTGAGTCACTGACCTCAGGAAGTCAAGCCCCATGAAGGCGATACTCATTATTTTGTACTGAAAGTAATATTTAAGCCTCAAAATCTTACACGTCCATTTCTTAGCATAAAGGAAGAGAAAAGTCTCCGAGGGAGCAATTGAAGTAAATTTCATGTACATTGCCCTTAATGGCAGAATCAATCCACTGGGGATAACAGAGCGAAGACAGAATTTGAAACGGGAAGAGGAAGGAGGTATTATCAACAAATTCGATGCAAACGGGGAGGGAAATGCAGTGGGAATGGTGAGTGTCATCATCATACTATAAATAAAGACTAGTAAACAGGAATTTGGATGCACTAGCTATAAGCTAGTCAGAAAAGATCAAGCATGATCATGTCTTTAAGGCTGAGCTTTTCAGGAAACAATTCTCAATGAATTATAATGTAGAAACTGTATTCTCTCAATCAAGTTTCGCATGAAATGCTGGGGGATTTGTCCAGAAAGGAGCAGTATGAATGTAT
Protein-coding sequences here:
- the LOC118028186 gene encoding fasciclin-like arabinogalactan protein 12, whose product is MKQQHSIFSFSMLLLSICYINIFAQSPTAAPAQAPAVVVAQPPVATPTQAAAPHGITNVTKILEKAGHFTIFIRLLRSTQEENHLFSALNDSSSGVTIFAPTDGAFSELKSGTLNTLSDGDKSELVKFHVVPTFLSTSQFQTVSNPLGTWAGTGSRLPLNVTSYPNSVNITTGLTNTSLSGTVYTDNQLAIYKIEKVLLPKDIFASKAPAPAPAAAAPEKPTKTVPAANAESPVAPVDISSAVTFMHDNVVGSLVIVAAAMFACHVEGF
- the LOC118028190 gene encoding fasciclin-like arabinogalactan protein 12 — encoded protein: MKQQYSISSISVFLLFLHYTNTFAQSPAAAPAQAPAVVVAQPPAATPTQAAAPHGITNVTKILEKAGHFTIFIRLLRSTQEENHLFSALNDSSSGVTIFAPTDGAFSELKSGTLNTLSDGDKSELVKFHVVPTFLSTSQFQTVSNPLGTWAGTGSRLPLNVTSYPNSVNITTGLTNTSLSGTVYTDNQLAIYKIEKVLLPKDIFASKAPAPAPVALAPEKPTKAVPAANVESPVAPVDISSAVMFTRNNVVGLVGIVAAAIFAL
- the LOC118028187 gene encoding fasciclin-like arabinogalactan protein 12 encodes the protein MKQQYSIFSFSMLLLSLCYINTFAQSQTAAPAQAPAVVVAQPPVATPTQAAAPHGITNVTKILEKAGHFTIFIRLLRSTQEENHLFSALNDSSSGVTIFAPTDGAFSELKSGTLNTLSDGDKSELVKFHVVPTFLSTSQFQTVSNPLGTWAGTGSRLPLNVTSYPNSVNITTGLTNTSLSGTVYTDNQLAIYKIEKVLLPKDIFASKAPAPAPAAAAPEKPTKAVPAANVESPVAPVDISSAVTFMYNNVVGSLVIVAAAMFACHVEGF